GCCCACCCAGCTTCCGCCAGGAGCAGATTCCTGGCATCAGATGAGTGGGTACTATCGGCCGACGGTACGGAGAAAGAGATGGGGAAACACACGCCAGGAGAGCTTTCACAGCATTCGATGGGAGATCAATGCTCACTGCAATCGGAAAGGGAAGCTTCACCGGACGGAAAAAGAAAAGATGGATAGTGACTGAGAGGCTCTGACGGCATCCGATGGGAGATTAAGACTCATTGCTTCCAATGGGGGAGCCTCGCCAGATGGATAAgggagaaaattagccagagaaactgagctcctgtgggagcagagggaacagcactgctgtggcagtggtgaaaattagtcagagaaactgagctcctgcgggagcagaggaaacagcactgctgtggcagtggagaaaattagccagagaaactgagctcctgtgggagcagagggaacagcactgctgtggcagtggagaaaattagccagagaaactgagctcctgtgggagcagagggaacagcactgctgcggcagtggagaaaattagccagaaaaactgagctcctgcgggagcggaggaaacagcactgctgcggcagtggagaaaattagtcagaaaaactgagctcctgcgggagcagaggaaacagcactgctgcggcagtggtgaaattagccagaaaaactgagctcctgtgggagcagagggaacagcactgctgcggcagtggagaaaattagccagaaaaactgagctcctgcgggagcggaggaaacagcactgctgcggcagtggagaaaattagtcagagaaactgagctcctgcgggagcagaggaaacagcactgctgcggcagtggagaaaattagccagagaaactgagctcctgtgggagtaGAGGGAatggcactgctgcggcagtggagaaagttTAGCCAGAGTAACTGAGCTCCATGTGAGCaaagggaacagcactgctgcggcagtggagaaagttTAGCCAGAGTAACTGAGCTCCGtgtgagcagagggaacagcactgctgctgctgtgaaGAAATTTAGCCGGAGAAACtcagctcctgtgggagcagagggaacagcactgctgctgctgtggagaaaattagccggAGAAACTCAGCTCCTGCGGGAACTGAAGGAacggcactgctgcggcagaaGAAAAAATGGTTGAACAGACAAATGGAGAAACATGTTTGTATAACCAACTGAGACTTTTGAAATTACTGCTTGATTATTGCAGAATGCTCCTTTTAACTAGTATGAAGGAAATAACATATACTCCCTCACAATTGTGTGCAACAAATTACGATATAATCGTAGTACAGAAACCTTCTCATTGTATGCATTTACTTGGCATAAACGAGAACTAATCATGATTGTGAACTGCTCTGAAATAAAGCGTTGTTGTTGTGAAGGCTGTAGAACGCACAGGTTCTGAATGTGAAGCTCAcgtttatttaatgaaatcatGGCCTTTGAGGTTTGCGTAATCGTGATATATGTTTTCTTTCCCCAAAATATAAGATGGCttaaaataatgattattaTGCTATACAATATAGCCTACTGTAAGAAATTTGTGTTATATTTAGGAAAACAGGAGCTCCAAATTGGATTGTATTTCATGAAATGCAGCTCGTCTTGCTTCGTCCGGATTCTGACTTTCAGTTTGCAAAGTCTCTGTCCAGATCAAACTGAACGAAGGTTaggttcgtttcttgtgtgaaagcgtTCTGTATGGTTTGAATTATctgaccatttacaggaagttccttttttttttttttgttgatgtaATGTTAAAAGCCTTATAGAAAGCCTTCTTTaggttaattttatttgtatgaatGGCTACAATTTCTAAAGATATTTCAAAGGAATTTCcagtgggtttttttttttttttttttaatttttttttatttattaatatatttttttaattaatttatttatttatttatttatttataaacacGCAACCACCAATATTTCCACTTCtggtgtaattataaatgtagaACTAGTGAAGTAATTAGATGTGCTTAGTTTTCACAAAAGCTCTCTCTGTTTGCtgcagatcattaaactgttacactgttagaagtctgtccaaaaTCATTGACAAAACGCTGCTTTACAAGCCATGTCTTGTAAGGCAGTGAGGCAAAGAGTCAGCTGGCTAAGTTTTTGGGAGTTACTCGCCCGAGTGACGATGcgctgacgtcagacgcacgttCGTTTACGAGCCGATCAATGTCAAGAAGCAGCACACaatagtagtgggaagttcggatcctTTTTACTGATACGGATCTTTGAATCTTGTTTAGCAAAATGGACGAATCTTTTCTAAAGTGATCCCGTTAATTTAAGCAGAATCgaattaaaatgttacatgttACATTTTCCAGCACGTTTAGTACTTCCCTGTACAGAACACATGCGCGTGCTCGGTAAACAAATGAACGAATCGCTCTCTGAGAAAACTCGTTGTTCAAAAGATTCGGATTAAAGATTCATACAAAATGAATGAATCGTTCGTAAACAGCATCACTACAGCAGGACGCGGTATGTCATGTAAGTTCTTTAGTGCACTCGCACAatttgcaatgtgaaagcaaacaaaACTAACCCAACAtgtaaaaatgaatcaaaacaTGAGCTTCAGTTCAGACCCCGGTGCGGACTTTAAGGTGTGGAAATGTCCTGAGTCTCAAATGCTTGTAAGAAGGTTGTACTCACTGTGTCCCTGTGTGACCGAGCTCATATGGGCGTCAAGTTGAGACGTATTGAATCAAGGGAGAGCTGGTTCCGACTAGTGGCTTGTCTTTTTTGTGATGTACGCTGTAGCATTGTCATTATCTGAGTGATGTAGCCtcaaaatatttgtatattcaCTTTCCCAGAAGTATAATTATTTGTTCATCGCCACGGTCACCGCGTGCGCGTCCATGATGTACGTATTCTCGTGGATTAAAAGTAACGTAGGTAAAGTACACAGCGATCGCAAGCTTGAGGTGTGCCAGTAATACATtcattatttaaagggggggtgaaacactcagtttcagtcagtgtcatgtcaatcttgagtacctatagagtagcattgcatcctgcatatctccgaaaagtctttatttttttaataattatataagaaagatgcgctgttccgagtctttccgaaaaaagccgagcgggtgggggcgtgtcgtgtgagcggagctaaataatgacgtgtacAGCAGCGCTGTAGTGTTGAGTCGAgtccgtcatccctaacagcgggaaaaaaaactttattcaaaataaaaatatggcttttaatcagatacagccatacatctatgatccggaatcagacccagaggctgcagttgaacaggagcagcagcaaaaacgactagagcaggacgtctgtatgtggtaagttacaagttatacactaactatataatatgcttagcggcttgtgttatttacatatttatacttgaattatatcgtcgtatttttgtctttgaaggtgtacatgtgggaagtgcagttgtgcacgtgtgtttgtgtgtttacgcgtggtttgtgtagagacatttgaagcagtctcactcacccttctaacgttgggactgctccatccttcagcattaggcgattgggaaaatgcggcgtcgagctgggccttgtgaaacagtcggcaccgaaatgcagcgaacagatataaacattcgcgcaactcagttgctgatccggaaaagcaaattacatccactgttgccttaacgcggggttttggagaatctgtgcaagactgtcttggtctggcaaccaaaaacgcacttttttggtgacattatgtgtaattgtcacctgtccagcaatctacaaaccagcgctttgatgggcataggctgttgctttcgctctctccctcgctctctctcacgcgcttccggtagaattgtccgtaaggcccatacaaggaaattccgcccccactaacgtcaatggggacgcatgatctcaaaaaacttgccgaaacttatgactaaccggaagtagtatttttgacaaagaaatactcccatcaaacgtccaccttaacttttgaaactttgtctatgtttagtatgggattccaagtctttaacagtgtaaaaagatcagtatgcatgaaacagcatttcaccccccctttaagatcgTTTTCTATTTCTTAAGACAGAAACTGTTGTAGTTTAATGTTGCAAGTCTCTGCAGTGTGCATTCTTTGATGACCGAGTGCTGCTTTCGCAGTTGACTCTGTTGTCGTGGTTCCAAAAACGCAATGttattaacatgcttttagGACATTGATTATTGAAGTTGTTCATCGATTAGAATTGTTAGAAGACAAAATGCCAATTGTGTTTCATAGGGAAAAGCAGAAATCTTTTACCATGAATGCTGATGAAGCGGTATGAGTTGAGTTTATAAATAGCTTAAACTTTTGTTAGGAAAATACTTGTTTCTTGAGCATTTTGAGTTAGCCTAGCAGCGTGAGTGTGCAGGTGGGGCGACCTGCCTGAAGCCATCCAtgccaaaataaaaatggtcaacGAGAGGAGATAAATCTGTAGTATAAGTACACCTCCTATCGTTGATCAGATTGATTACTTACCAtgctccacctgtgtttaattaggtttaattatctgacgtgctccccttgttaattaggtttgattagctgacggctccgttgtttaattatctgttagtgctcctcccgaaattagttaataaaacttcacaTTGTGAAGCACAACACAAGCCACAATAATGTCGCATGCCCTCTCTGGAATAACCCGGAGCCCACGCAGACACTGAAACCGAGATTTGAGGATCCCTATAGTCATCTCCACCTTGGCCCGTGTTCGGCTGTGAGCCAGGTTAAACCGTGTCTGTGGTCCAGGCCCAGGTTCAGGGTAGGGTGTCATTAAATAGGGCAGACAAGGGTATCCTCTGTCCCCCAGCAAGTAACCATTGTACTGTCCTGTAATGATTGAAGTGTACAAcacaaataaagtaaaaacgaaaaaacaaaaattgtataaagcaaatcatACCCTGCTGAAATGTCTGGCATAATGATGACTCGCGGAAAATTCTGGCATCATGCACAGATCCTGGCCATTTTGCCTCGACATTGGTGATGATTTGGGTTGCCTCACATATTACCTATAGTTAGTGGAAAAAGTAATGACTTTGATGATTTTAAGAAGGGGAAAAAATTAAGTTGTTACCTGCACATTGATACTATGAATAGATTTCCTATTAACATAGTCTCCCTCATTTATTGATGGAGCTTTAATAGGAATGTGAGTGCCATCAATGCACCCAATTACATTTGGAAACCCTGAAACAGAAAGTTAT
The nucleotide sequence above comes from Pseudorasbora parva isolate DD20220531a chromosome 16, ASM2467924v1, whole genome shotgun sequence. Encoded proteins:
- the LOC137043233 gene encoding putative nuclease HARBI1; protein product: MACPFDEDPVDVEAQIIRENILGIALRFFASGHFLYSVGDSEHVGKATVCRAVRTVCLALKQLLPTFVQFPGHKPLLVIKGEFHRVAGFPNVIGCIDGTHIPIKAPSINEGDYVNRKSIHSINVQVICEATQIITNVEAKWPGSVHDARIFRESSLCQTFQQGQYNGYLLGDRGYPCLPYLMTPYPEPGPGPQTRFNLAHSRTRAKVEMTIGILKSRFQCLRGLRVIPERACDIIVACVVLHNMRLEPPIDGFQTSRMLNLVVHSFSGRLSNTYLMVPVAGIVPKTVAILDPPSTLSNPQTFLNAL